A window from Gopherus flavomarginatus isolate rGopFla2 chromosome 4, rGopFla2.mat.asm, whole genome shotgun sequence encodes these proteins:
- the NKX2-2 gene encoding homeobox protein Nkx-2.2 isoform X2 produces the protein MSLTNTKTGFSVKDILDLPDTNDEEGSLVEGADEENEGSEPPKKSGVLGQNPLEGVQTLPLKNPFYDTSDNPYTRWLASTESIQYSLHGLASGNSQQDSSSKSPDPSADESPDNDKEPSSAGDSGKKRKRRVLFSKAQTYELERRFRQQRYLSAPEREHLASLIRLTPTQVKIWFQNHRYKMKRARAEKDCPLCPTPNTTQNGWKTTGSLIYYYEVIFSQQPPKGKQ, from the exons ATGTCTTTGACCAACACAAAGACGGGGTTTTCTGTAAAGGACATCCTAGACCTCCCTGACACCAATGATGAAGAGGGATCCCTCGTTGAAGGAGCGGATGAAGAGAACGAGGGGTCGGAGCCACCCAAGAAATCCGGAGTTCTGGGGCAAAACCCACTGGAGGGGGTTCAAACTCTGCCTTTGAAAAACCCTTTCTATGATACCAGTGACAATCCCTACACGCGATGGCTGGCCAGCACGGAAAGCATCCAGTACTCCT TGCACGGGCTGGCTTCCGGCAACTCCCAGCAGGACTCCTCCAGCAAATCCCCCGACCCCTCAGCCGACGAGTCCCCGGACAACGACAAGGAGCCGTCCAGCGCCGGCGACTCCGGCAAGAAGCGGAAGCGGAGGGTGCTCTTCTCCAAGGCGCAGACCTACGAGCTGGAGAGGCGGTTCCGACAGCAGCGGTACCTGTCGGCCCCCGAGCGGGAGCACCTGGCCAGCCTCATCCGCCTCACGCCCACCCAAGTGAAGATCTGGTTCCAGAACCACCGCTACAAGATGAAGCGGGCCCGGGCTGAGAAAG ATTGTCCCTTGTGTCCAACTCCAAACACAACACAAAATGGGTGGAAGACAACCGGTTCCCTGATCTACTATTATGAAGTCATCTTTAGTCAGCAGCCTCCAAAAGGGAAGCAGTAA
- the NKX2-2 gene encoding homeobox protein Nkx-2.2 isoform X1: MSLTNTKTGFSVKDILDLPDTNDEEGSLVEGADEENEGSEPPKKSGVLGQNPLEGVQTLPLKNPFYDTSDNPYTRWLASTESIQYSLHGLASGNSQQDSSSKSPDPSADESPDNDKEPSSAGDSGKKRKRRVLFSKAQTYELERRFRQQRYLSAPEREHLASLIRLTPTQVKIWFQNHRYKMKRARAEKGMEVTPLPSPRRVAVPVLVRDGKPCHTLKAQDLAAATFQAGIPFSAYSAQSLQHMQYNAPYSSASNPQYPTAHHLVQAQQWTW; encoded by the exons ATGTCTTTGACCAACACAAAGACGGGGTTTTCTGTAAAGGACATCCTAGACCTCCCTGACACCAATGATGAAGAGGGATCCCTCGTTGAAGGAGCGGATGAAGAGAACGAGGGGTCGGAGCCACCCAAGAAATCCGGAGTTCTGGGGCAAAACCCACTGGAGGGGGTTCAAACTCTGCCTTTGAAAAACCCTTTCTATGATACCAGTGACAATCCCTACACGCGATGGCTGGCCAGCACGGAAAGCATCCAGTACTCCT TGCACGGGCTGGCTTCCGGCAACTCCCAGCAGGACTCCTCCAGCAAATCCCCCGACCCCTCAGCCGACGAGTCCCCGGACAACGACAAGGAGCCGTCCAGCGCCGGCGACTCCGGCAAGAAGCGGAAGCGGAGGGTGCTCTTCTCCAAGGCGCAGACCTACGAGCTGGAGAGGCGGTTCCGACAGCAGCGGTACCTGTCGGCCCCCGAGCGGGAGCACCTGGCCAGCCTCATCCGCCTCACGCCCACCCAAGTGAAGATCTGGTTCCAGAACCACCGCTACAAGATGAAGCGGGCCCGGGCTGAGAAAGGTATGGAAGTgacgcctctcccctccccacgccGGGTAGCGGTGCCCGTCTTAGTCAGGGACGGCAAACCCTGCCACACGCTGAAAGCTCAGGACTTAGCCGCCGCCACTTTCCAGGCTGGGATCCCCTTCTCCGCCTATAGCGCCCAATCGCTTCAGCATATGCAATATAACGCCCCGTACAGCTCCGCCAGCAACCCCCAGTACCCTACAGCGCATCATTTGGTGCAGGCCCAACAATGGACTTGGTGA